The following proteins are co-located in the Desulfobaccales bacterium genome:
- a CDS encoding undecaprenyl-phosphate glucose phosphotransferase — MLEGRGIFNEYRWIISRVQWLLDGIVVVLLLFLVCWAYGETFRLRWQAVSLITFFLTIMVFRAAQLYQPWRGANLMRLVSRVFLAWIVIAAILLTLGFLTKTSEHFSRKVLLTWIPLVPLALVVLRLKVYWGLRWLRQQGRNSRTVVIAGAGDLGRRLAKNVVDTPWLGMRLLGFFDDRVTETIHLDHHDYPMLGNLDDMIGFVKQQEIVMVYLALPLRAEDRLREVVEALQDTTASVYYVPDVFIFSLLSASFTDLRGIPLVALWETPFFGVNGWVKRAEDLVLASLILILVSPLLLFIALGVKLSSPGPIIFKQRRYGLDGHEIIVYKFRTMKVCEDGPEICQATSHDHRVTPFGKFLRRTSLDELPQFFNVVKGTMSIVGPRPHAVAHNEYYRRLIPGYMLRHKVRPGLTGWAQINGWRGETETLEKMEKRVEYDLDYLRRWSLWFDLKIILLTIFRGFKDSHAY, encoded by the coding sequence GTGTTGGAGGGGCGAGGCATTTTCAACGAATACCGCTGGATCATCTCCCGGGTGCAGTGGCTCCTGGACGGCATCGTGGTGGTATTGCTGTTGTTCCTCGTCTGCTGGGCCTATGGGGAAACCTTTCGGTTGAGATGGCAAGCGGTTAGCCTGATCACCTTTTTCTTAACCATCATGGTCTTCCGGGCCGCCCAGCTCTATCAACCCTGGCGCGGCGCTAATTTAATGCGCCTGGTGAGCCGGGTGTTTCTGGCTTGGATTGTGATCGCCGCCATCCTCTTGACCCTGGGCTTTCTCACCAAAACTTCTGAACACTTCTCCCGGAAAGTTCTCCTCACCTGGATACCTCTGGTTCCTTTGGCCCTGGTGGTGCTGCGTCTAAAAGTATATTGGGGCTTGCGGTGGCTTCGGCAGCAAGGCCGCAACAGCCGCACTGTGGTCATAGCCGGCGCTGGTGACTTGGGGCGGCGTCTGGCGAAAAATGTGGTGGACACGCCTTGGCTGGGGATGCGCCTCCTGGGGTTTTTCGATGATCGGGTTACGGAGACAATCCACCTGGATCACCACGATTATCCGATGTTGGGCAACCTGGACGACATGATCGGGTTTGTCAAACAGCAAGAGATCGTCATGGTCTACCTGGCACTACCCTTGCGGGCCGAAGACCGCCTCCGGGAAGTGGTGGAGGCCCTTCAGGACACTACCGCCTCGGTCTATTATGTACCGGATGTCTTCATTTTCTCCCTGTTATCGGCCAGCTTCACCGATCTACGCGGCATACCGCTCGTTGCCCTGTGGGAAACTCCATTTTTCGGGGTCAACGGCTGGGTCAAGCGCGCTGAAGACCTGGTGCTTGCCAGCCTGATCCTCATCCTGGTGTCGCCCCTCCTCCTCTTCATCGCCTTGGGGGTAAAGTTGTCGTCGCCTGGTCCCATAATCTTCAAGCAGCGGCGCTACGGCCTGGATGGCCATGAGATCATAGTCTATAAATTCCGCACCATGAAAGTATGTGAAGATGGCCCGGAAATTTGCCAGGCGACCTCGCACGACCACCGGGTGACACCCTTCGGCAAGTTTTTACGCCGCACCAGCTTGGATGAACTGCCCCAGTTTTTCAATGTCGTTAAGGGCACCATGTCTATCGTGGGCCCCAGGCCTCATGCAGTGGCACATAACGAATATTATCGGCGTCTCATTCCGGGGTACATGTTACGGCATAAGGTCCGACCCGGCCTCACCGGCTGGGCCCAAATCAACGGCTGGCGGGGCGAAACGGAAACCCTGGAAAAGATGGAAAAGCGGGTGGAATACGACCTGGATTATCTGCGCCGCTGGTCTCTCTGGTTCGATTTGAAGATTATCCTCCTCACCATCTTTCGAGGCTTTAAAGACAGTCACGCCTATTGA
- a CDS encoding B12-binding domain-containing radical SAM protein, protein MKVLLIQPTFLPSFWSMAETCKLGSHETLLPPLGLLTVAALLPETWNFRLADLNVRTLTADDWQWADLVMISGMIIQGEGILSLVREAKDRGKTVVVGGPYATSLSQEVLDAGADFLVRGEAENLIHSLLAALEQGTPGVVIEAAQRPEMTSSPIPRFDLIRFDDYAILGIQTCRGCPFDCEFCDIVSLYGRIPRYKDPDQVIAELETLYRLGWRRQVFFSDDNFIGNKDHARAILKRLIPWMQEHGEPFGFWTQTSVNLGQDQEMIDLLTAANFAFVFLGVETPEPDILRAAGKYQNLRNPLGESLATINANGLNLVGSFIIGFDGEQSGTIDRITRFVEEYAIPLVMLNILEPLPHTRLWERLEKEGRLLHGQTSGDTCGMGFNYLPTRPREEILAEFVRGIDRLYEPTAYLARTYRYFLNMRPTRRVLASQGQPKTIFKTQSSQSPPVALRVTITKLFTLIKLIWRQGIWPAYRWQFWRQLQGIYRQNPSRMVSYIMVCALGENLFDLRKTILLKWSRRT, encoded by the coding sequence ATGAAGGTTCTTCTTATCCAACCCACGTTTTTGCCTTCTTTCTGGTCCATGGCCGAAACCTGTAAGCTTGGCAGCCACGAGACCTTGTTGCCGCCCCTGGGGCTCTTGACCGTGGCGGCTCTGTTGCCGGAGACCTGGAATTTCCGTTTGGCGGACTTAAACGTTCGCACCTTAACGGCTGATGACTGGCAATGGGCCGACCTGGTGATGATTAGCGGCATGATAATTCAGGGCGAGGGTATTCTCAGCCTGGTACGGGAGGCCAAAGACCGGGGCAAAACTGTGGTGGTGGGAGGTCCCTATGCTACCTCCCTCTCCCAAGAGGTGCTGGACGCGGGAGCAGATTTTCTGGTCCGGGGGGAAGCGGAAAACCTCATTCATAGCCTGTTGGCAGCCCTGGAGCAAGGGACCCCTGGAGTAGTGATCGAAGCGGCACAAAGGCCGGAGATGACCAGTTCCCCAATACCCCGCTTTGACCTGATCAGGTTTGACGACTATGCCATATTGGGAATCCAAACCTGCCGGGGCTGCCCCTTTGATTGCGAATTCTGCGACATCGTCAGCCTTTACGGCCGCATCCCCCGTTATAAAGATCCCGACCAAGTCATTGCCGAACTGGAAACCCTCTACCGCCTGGGTTGGCGCAGACAAGTCTTTTTTAGTGATGATAATTTTATCGGCAACAAGGATCATGCCCGGGCTATCTTGAAACGACTGATTCCCTGGATGCAGGAACACGGGGAGCCTTTTGGTTTCTGGACCCAAACTTCGGTGAATCTTGGACAGGACCAAGAGATGATCGACCTTTTGACTGCGGCCAACTTCGCTTTCGTCTTTTTAGGGGTGGAGACCCCGGAACCGGACATTTTGCGCGCGGCCGGGAAATATCAAAATTTGCGCAATCCCCTGGGGGAGTCCCTGGCCACGATCAACGCCAATGGGCTCAACCTGGTCGGCAGCTTCATCATTGGTTTTGATGGGGAACAGAGCGGCACTATAGATCGCATCACCCGGTTTGTGGAGGAATATGCCATCCCCTTAGTGATGTTAAATATCCTGGAACCGCTCCCCCACACCAGGTTGTGGGAGCGTCTGGAAAAAGAAGGCCGATTGCTCCACGGCCAGACCAGCGGTGATACCTGTGGTATGGGGTTCAACTACCTGCCCACCCGCCCTCGAGAAGAGATCCTGGCAGAATTCGTCCGGGGTATTGATCGCTTGTATGAACCTACCGCTTACCTCGCGCGCACTTACCGTTACTTCCTCAACATGCGGCCAACCCGGCGAGTCCTGGCATCTCAAGGCCAACCGAAGACGATCTTTAAAACCCAGTCGTCTCAAAGTCCCCCTGTCGCCCTCAGGGTAACGATAACAAAATTATTTACCCTGATAAAGCTCATCTGGCGTCAAGGGATTTGGCCGGCTTACCGATGGCAGTTCTGGAGACAGCTCCAGGGAATTTACCGGCAGAACCCCAGTCGAATGGTGTCATACATCATGGTCTGCGCCTTAGGTGAAAACCTCTTCGACCTGAGGAAAACGATTCTCTTAAAATGGAGCAGACGGACCTAG
- a CDS encoding GNAT family N-acetyltransferase, which translates to MRLTGEITVSPVEDNAALWEFLRLPWRIYQGDPFWVPPILSQQRAFLDPQRGPFFEIGEAQYFIAFQNGKPVGRLSAHVNRLHDQYHGLETGFFGFFESIQDQDVARRLFDAAADWLRERGKTHLVGPLNFSIYDEMGLLVEGFDSMPVLFQTHNPPYYEGLLTSVGFVPAMDWHAYKITNRNVDLEAMERQYANIMRGQDIEVVTYNPKEVDRRADEVFHLFNEAWEPNWGHVPLTRRQFDEMLELVKPCLRPEMAHVLLDHNRVAGFGISLPDLNPLIRKLNGRLTLWGKLRLLYWAKYRPVHKIRALVVGISQPYQRRRLHIALILRGYIHLVKYTPCEMADFSLVPANLKHWIKVIMALGGERYKVFRVFEKPI; encoded by the coding sequence ATGAGGTTAACCGGGGAGATTACGGTTTCTCCCGTTGAAGATAACGCGGCCTTATGGGAATTTCTCCGCCTGCCCTGGCGGATCTATCAGGGGGACCCATTCTGGGTGCCCCCTATTCTGTCTCAGCAGCGCGCGTTTCTGGACCCTCAGCGCGGGCCTTTCTTTGAAATCGGCGAGGCCCAGTACTTTATAGCCTTTCAAAACGGTAAGCCCGTGGGTCGTCTGTCCGCCCACGTTAATCGGCTTCATGACCAGTATCACGGACTTGAAACTGGTTTTTTCGGGTTCTTCGAGTCCATCCAGGACCAGGATGTGGCTAGGCGCCTCTTCGACGCGGCGGCTGACTGGCTGCGCGAGCGAGGCAAAACCCATCTGGTCGGACCGTTGAACTTTAGCATCTATGATGAGATGGGGTTGCTGGTGGAGGGGTTTGACTCCATGCCGGTCCTCTTTCAGACCCATAATCCCCCTTATTACGAGGGCCTCTTGACCTCGGTAGGGTTTGTCCCGGCCATGGACTGGCATGCCTACAAGATCACCAACCGGAATGTTGACCTGGAGGCGATGGAACGCCAGTATGCTAACATTATGCGTGGACAAGATATAGAGGTCGTGACCTATAATCCGAAAGAGGTTGACAGGCGGGCCGATGAAGTCTTTCACTTGTTCAACGAGGCCTGGGAACCCAATTGGGGCCATGTGCCACTGACCCGGCGACAGTTCGATGAAATGCTGGAACTGGTCAAGCCATGCTTGCGGCCAGAAATGGCCCACGTGCTTCTGGACCATAACCGTGTCGCAGGTTTTGGCATTAGTTTGCCAGACCTCAATCCACTCATCCGCAAATTAAATGGACGTCTCACTCTTTGGGGCAAACTCCGTCTCCTTTACTGGGCTAAGTATCGGCCAGTCCACAAGATCAGGGCCCTCGTAGTGGGGATCAGTCAACCTTACCAGCGTCGACGACTGCATATTGCCCTGATTTTGCGTGGCTATATTCATCTGGTGAAATATACTCCCTGTGAGATGGCCGACTTTTCCTTGGTCCCGGCCAATCTCAAACACTGGATCAAGGTTATCATGGCCCTTGGCGGCGAGCGTTATAAGGTCTTCCGCGTCTTTGAAAAACCCATCTGA
- a CDS encoding efflux RND transporter periplasmic adaptor subunit, producing MSYAAEKAVAPPPPAPTPGESDIIFNGKLSCSLRRQVDLPFKGIITSLRVHSGQLVEAGQILATYQLAPESRLMIQQRLSPPQIPEMETKLAEVDRGLVPLKSKQQELSQLVQKQLAPAQSLAQSNREVQFAEKQKTTLQEKLQKDRELAQQDREILSRLLGSSVKSGQVPREVALKAPISGNIIWVNPEVRVNAELPPLPAAFQVGVMNPMLVRGQAFEIEALQIKVGDQAEVTLDSLPGRKFQAKVSRISWSPIASGTPSIDQPAYYEVELTVPNPDLALKEGLKARIVLHKSK from the coding sequence GTGAGTTATGCCGCTGAAAAAGCGGTTGCCCCGCCTCCCCCCGCTCCCACCCCCGGGGAGTCCGACATAATCTTCAACGGGAAATTGTCCTGTTCCCTGAGACGGCAAGTCGATCTGCCCTTTAAGGGGATCATTACATCCCTGCGGGTGCACTCCGGACAACTGGTTGAAGCAGGCCAAATCCTGGCGACCTATCAACTGGCTCCGGAATCGCGCCTGATGATTCAACAGCGTCTCTCGCCGCCGCAAATTCCCGAAATGGAGACCAAACTGGCCGAAGTGGATCGGGGGCTGGTTCCGTTAAAATCCAAACAACAGGAACTTTCTCAGTTGGTCCAGAAACAGTTAGCCCCCGCCCAGAGCTTGGCCCAGTCCAATCGGGAAGTGCAATTTGCCGAGAAACAAAAGACAACTCTCCAGGAGAAGCTGCAAAAAGACCGCGAACTGGCCCAGCAAGACCGGGAGATCTTGAGTCGTTTGCTGGGCAGTTCCGTAAAGTCCGGCCAGGTTCCTCGGGAAGTAGCCCTGAAGGCACCCATAAGCGGCAATATCATCTGGGTTAATCCTGAAGTCCGAGTTAATGCTGAACTTCCCCCTCTGCCGGCCGCCTTTCAAGTGGGGGTTATGAACCCTATGCTGGTGCGAGGCCAGGCTTTTGAAATTGAGGCACTCCAAATCAAGGTCGGGGATCAGGCCGAGGTGACCCTGGACTCCTTGCCGGGACGAAAATTTCAGGCCAAGGTGAGCCGTATATCGTGGTCTCCCATTGCTAGCGGTACCCCTAGCATAGATCAGCCGGCCTACTATGAGGTTGAGTTAACGGTTCCCAACCCTGATCTGGCCCTGAAAGAAGGTCTGAAAGCTCGCATCGTCCTGCACAAATCCAAATAG
- a CDS encoding TolC family protein — translation MRQLFWKPRWLVVTIAGNGARSLNAMANPVATVRGHRHILPEFSPWIAVIIAKVCIVITVLLVAATGVITWCGPVLGAELKPDSQVLTSLKSLTFDDSVRIAINQSPAFTKSSVEIDIRRMDETDSRYGMVPPLTFRTLYYVNRPENTGSRPYSLSFSMDPYNPFGTYYSLQAQKLATQMAILGHLQGISKGIENLGRYYLNLDNFKRQKVYQKALISLNREILTFAENRLSIGTGTSLEAKVAQQELLLSQNELEQIDLSEKRTLAGLKLFLGLPPAAEFSPDLRDIRHQVLGNFNPATANLEQAKKSSYDIKVVDIQKKLQGYKILLAKAQVIPNLLFSTQTPDPLNATTGNGLYVAFGLEIPVWDGFKRIRNISRQKAVLKQVDAIKEEKENSLESKWLTETDVIQASSVALKIAQSREELARLKANQNEVRYQSGEVTLPVSLESRKQVIAAQKETLGANMGYDLAVLKLRELSGDLGNTYVDANSWQK, via the coding sequence ATGAGACAGCTTTTCTGGAAACCTCGATGGCTTGTCGTCACCATAGCCGGCAATGGTGCTCGTTCTCTGAACGCTATGGCTAACCCTGTTGCAACGGTACGGGGTCACCGCCACATCCTCCCTGAGTTCAGCCCCTGGATCGCCGTAATCATCGCCAAAGTCTGTATTGTAATAACCGTGCTATTGGTCGCGGCTACCGGCGTGATAACGTGGTGCGGGCCGGTCCTGGGTGCCGAACTGAAACCAGATAGCCAGGTTCTGACCTCGTTAAAATCATTGACTTTTGATGATAGCGTCAGGATCGCCATAAACCAATCTCCTGCTTTTACCAAGAGTTCCGTGGAAATTGACATCAGGCGGATGGACGAAACCGACAGCCGCTATGGAATGGTTCCTCCTCTGACGTTCCGCACATTGTATTATGTCAATCGCCCTGAAAATACAGGTTCCAGGCCTTATAGCCTCAGTTTCTCGATGGATCCATATAATCCGTTTGGCACTTACTACAGCCTCCAGGCTCAAAAGTTGGCCACACAAATGGCAATTTTGGGTCATCTCCAAGGTATTTCTAAGGGTATAGAGAACCTGGGCCGGTATTATCTCAATCTGGACAATTTCAAGAGGCAAAAAGTCTATCAGAAAGCGTTAATTAGTCTGAACCGAGAGATTCTCACCTTTGCAGAAAACCGCTTGAGCATCGGAACGGGCACTTCCCTGGAAGCCAAGGTAGCCCAGCAAGAATTGCTATTGTCTCAGAACGAGCTTGAACAAATCGACCTATCCGAGAAACGAACTTTGGCTGGCTTGAAGCTTTTTTTGGGGTTGCCCCCTGCTGCGGAGTTCAGTCCCGATTTGCGAGACATTCGGCATCAGGTGCTGGGCAACTTCAATCCGGCCACCGCTAATTTGGAGCAAGCCAAGAAAAGCTCTTATGACATTAAGGTTGTAGATATCCAAAAGAAACTTCAGGGCTATAAGATCCTGTTGGCCAAGGCCCAGGTGATCCCCAACCTTCTGTTCAGCACCCAGACTCCCGATCCCTTAAATGCAACCACCGGGAATGGCCTTTACGTAGCCTTCGGACTCGAGATCCCGGTGTGGGATGGATTCAAACGGATCCGCAACATCTCCCGCCAAAAAGCCGTCTTGAAACAGGTTGATGCCATCAAAGAAGAGAAGGAGAATTCTCTTGAGAGCAAATGGTTAACTGAAACGGATGTTATTCAAGCGAGCAGCGTGGCCCTTAAGATAGCCCAATCCAGGGAAGAATTGGCCCGGCTCAAGGCTAACCAGAATGAAGTCCGTTATCAATCAGGAGAGGTCACCCTGCCGGTTTCCTTAGAAAGTCGTAAGCAGGTTATAGCAGCCCAAAAGGAAACATTGGGCGCAAACATGGGGTATGACTTGGCGGTTTTGAAACTCCGAGAACTTTCGGGAGACTTAGGCAATACCTATGTTGATGCAAACTCTTGGCAGAAGTAA
- a CDS encoding ABC transporter ATP-binding protein: MNKLAPASQGNGALIRVADLCKTYDNGIDLIYVLRDINLTVYPGEIVAVMGPSGSGKSTLLFILGIFLFPSSGSYFLGGQDVFGLDRTAQAEFRRNRVGFVFQSCDLLENSTVFENLEFPLIYAGVERKDRPERIIAALERVNLGHRMHHSSNRLSGGERQRVAVARALVNQPQVILADEPTGQLDRTHGHQVMDHFGEIVSDGKTAMIVVTHDPEMAARCTRICSIRDGALYEQ; this comes from the coding sequence ATGAATAAGTTAGCCCCTGCCTCACAGGGTAACGGCGCCTTGATTCGAGTGGCCGACCTGTGTAAAACCTATGACAACGGGATCGATCTGATCTATGTGCTCCGCGACATCAATCTAACGGTTTACCCCGGAGAAATCGTGGCGGTCATGGGTCCTTCGGGGTCCGGGAAATCCACCCTGCTTTTTATTCTCGGCATTTTTCTCTTTCCCAGCAGCGGCTCATATTTTTTGGGGGGGCAAGATGTGTTCGGCCTGGATCGCACCGCCCAGGCAGAATTTCGCCGCAACCGCGTCGGGTTTGTCTTTCAGAGCTGCGATCTCTTGGAAAACTCCACTGTCTTTGAGAATCTGGAATTCCCCCTGATCTATGCCGGAGTTGAGCGGAAAGATCGTCCCGAACGAATTATCGCCGCCCTGGAACGGGTAAATCTGGGACACCGGATGCATCACTCCTCCAATCGCCTTTCCGGAGGTGAACGCCAAAGGGTGGCAGTGGCCCGAGCCCTGGTCAACCAACCCCAGGTCATCCTCGCTGACGAACCCACCGGTCAGCTGGATCGCACCCATGGTCACCAGGTTATGGATCATTTTGGGGAAATTGTCAGTGACGGCAAGACCGCCATGATAGTGGTCACCCATGATCCCGAGATGGCAGCCAGATGCACCCGGATTTGCTCAATACGAGACGGCGCACTTTATGAACAATGA
- a CDS encoding ABC transporter permease: protein MRQVVRHRRRYMGVVLAIALGVAGFLNIVTMTREVKRNFNENLDLIGGVNIIRISFDNARSYRPQWFRDQTMSALKGLDGVKELTLTSAKFARTNWHGEKFGFSAVAVDGAFWQVRNFWPLTGRLFGLDAVTERKRECVLGEELAKRIFGDTHVRGKTLEINQEIFLIEGVLGGVTDSTLANSVILPITTAEDRLAGRLLADRAYVRCNTWDDVATVAAAIPGIVKSCQSPEELHVEVAWEALKRVQQLAWWIEFLIYLATGATFLLGGVGIWNVMMAAVTSRTREIGLKKAMGAEDRDIMAQFLSEALCLSGAAALLGAGLGRILMEVLSYIIGSRPPEDLFLFGVTLAFLFAVLIGVGAGLYPSLRASRMEVVTAIRYE from the coding sequence GTGCGCCAAGTGGTTCGTCATCGCCGCCGCTATATGGGGGTGGTGCTGGCTATAGCCTTGGGCGTTGCCGGGTTTCTGAATATTGTCACCATGACCCGGGAGGTCAAGAGAAATTTTAATGAAAATCTAGACCTGATTGGCGGGGTCAACATCATTAGAATTTCTTTCGATAATGCCCGGTCTTACCGGCCCCAATGGTTTCGCGATCAGACCATGTCCGCCCTCAAAGGCCTGGATGGGGTCAAAGAATTGACGTTGACTTCCGCCAAGTTTGCCCGAACCAACTGGCATGGCGAGAAATTTGGCTTCAGCGCCGTTGCGGTGGATGGGGCTTTTTGGCAGGTTCGCAATTTCTGGCCACTCACAGGAAGACTGTTCGGCCTCGATGCCGTGACTGAGCGCAAACGGGAGTGTGTTTTAGGAGAGGAACTGGCCAAGAGGATTTTCGGTGACACCCATGTCAGAGGGAAAACGCTGGAGATTAACCAGGAGATTTTCCTGATAGAAGGAGTATTGGGAGGAGTCACCGACAGCACTTTGGCTAACTCTGTGATCCTCCCCATAACCACCGCCGAAGATCGGTTGGCTGGTAGGCTGCTGGCCGATCGCGCCTATGTTCGTTGCAACACCTGGGATGATGTGGCCACGGTAGCGGCAGCGATTCCCGGCATCGTGAAATCTTGTCAATCACCCGAAGAACTTCACGTCGAAGTGGCGTGGGAAGCATTGAAACGGGTGCAGCAGCTGGCATGGTGGATCGAGTTTTTGATTTACCTGGCGACTGGCGCTACTTTCCTTCTGGGAGGCGTCGGCATCTGGAACGTCATGATGGCCGCGGTGACTTCCCGTACCCGGGAAATCGGGTTAAAAAAGGCCATGGGGGCTGAAGATCGGGACATTATGGCGCAATTCCTCTCCGAGGCCCTTTGTTTGAGCGGTGCGGCGGCCCTTTTGGGGGCCGGGTTAGGGCGCATCTTGATGGAAGTCTTGAGTTATATTATCGGAAGTCGCCCACCGGAAGATCTTTTCTTATTCGGAGTGACCCTGGCTTTTCTGTTCGCAGTTTTGATTGGCGTGGGAGCCGGTCTCTATCCTTCCCTCCGAGCCAGCCGCATGGAAGTGGTAACTGCCATTCGCTATGAATAA
- a CDS encoding pyridoxal phosphate-dependent aminotransferase family protein, which produces MTLRNRCQPFALMVQDAKEQGFYPYFRPIDRSWGTEVEVSGRRLIMIGSNDYLGFTHDPRVMEAGAKAASRWGSGPGGSRFLCGNLTLHETLENRLAAFVGKKKAVVHATGFTTNLGSIACLLTPQDIIVCDRENHASIFEGCQASRARLIPFAHNDAAAAARKLAAARQKSANGCLFLVTEGVFSMSGDLAPLDELVALKKNHTDLLVYLDDAHGLGVMGRGGRGTADHFGLTSGVDFIMGTFSKALASIGGFIAADDDAVLEYLRHHSKPLIFSAALPASNTATVIACLDILEEDPDRVTRLWDITRNVHAGYREIGLITKNSKSPIIPIYIGAEEKAALFARDMFDHGVFALPAIYPAVPRGQAVIRTAYMSTHKESQISYVLDVLEKLAKKHRIRACDLTHGDSFLEESGFSTTYPSTNGTAVSMLGE; this is translated from the coding sequence ATGACACTTAGAAACCGCTGCCAACCTTTTGCTCTTATGGTCCAAGACGCCAAGGAACAAGGGTTTTACCCTTATTTCCGGCCCATAGACCGATCTTGGGGCACGGAAGTGGAGGTGTCAGGCCGGCGTCTGATTATGATTGGGTCCAATGATTACCTGGGATTTACTCATGATCCCAGAGTAATGGAAGCAGGCGCCAAGGCTGCGAGTCGGTGGGGCAGTGGCCCCGGGGGATCCCGATTCCTATGCGGCAACTTGACCTTGCACGAGACCCTTGAGAATCGTTTAGCCGCCTTTGTGGGCAAGAAAAAAGCTGTGGTCCACGCCACCGGCTTTACTACCAATCTTGGGTCCATAGCCTGTTTGTTGACACCCCAAGATATCATCGTTTGCGACCGTGAAAATCACGCCAGCATCTTTGAGGGGTGCCAGGCCTCACGCGCCCGGCTGATCCCCTTTGCTCACAACGATGCGGCGGCGGCGGCCCGCAAGTTGGCGGCGGCCCGCCAAAAAAGCGCTAACGGGTGCTTGTTTCTGGTCACTGAAGGGGTGTTCAGTATGTCGGGGGACCTGGCACCTCTGGACGAGTTAGTGGCTTTGAAAAAGAACCATACAGACTTGCTCGTGTATCTGGATGATGCCCATGGATTAGGGGTGATGGGCCGCGGAGGACGGGGGACGGCCGATCATTTTGGGCTCACCTCCGGAGTTGACTTTATCATGGGCACTTTCAGCAAGGCCCTGGCGTCCATCGGCGGTTTCATTGCCGCGGATGACGATGCCGTGCTGGAGTATCTGCGCCACCATTCCAAGCCGCTCATTTTTTCTGCGGCGCTTCCGGCCAGCAATACCGCGACGGTAATAGCCTGTCTGGATATCCTGGAGGAGGACCCGGACCGGGTCACGCGCCTCTGGGACATTACTCGGAATGTTCACGCTGGATACCGGGAGATCGGCCTGATCACTAAGAACTCTAAATCCCCCATTATTCCTATTTACATCGGGGCAGAGGAAAAAGCGGCGCTATTCGCCCGCGATATGTTTGACCATGGCGTTTTTGCTCTGCCTGCCATCTATCCCGCAGTCCCCCGTGGGCAAGCTGTGATCCGTACCGCTTATATGAGCACTCACAAGGAAAGCCAGATTAGCTATGTCCTGGATGTCTTGGAAAAATTAGCTAAGAAACACCGTATCCGGGCTTGTGACTTGACACATGGCGATTCTTTCCTGGAGGAGAGCGGTTTTTCCACTACCTATCCCAGTACCAATGGCACAGCAGTCAGCATGCTGGGGGAGTAA